Proteins from a single region of Belliella baltica DSM 15883:
- a CDS encoding lysylphosphatidylglycerol synthase transmembrane domain-containing protein has protein sequence MKIDNKKIFETLNPNKIWVPVIIGLGIVFLMFYLDPSVNAKTLRGVFDASFIAIFVAIVVIFFRDLGYVYRIRAVTDKQLTWTRAIYVIILWEFASAVTPSVVGGSAVAIFILNKEGIKLGKAISYVMVTAILDNLFFVIGAPIILFFAQGNIFPESRVMEMKLGKSLEILFWSSYGLYAIYSIVMAAALFYRPRVFKWLLLKLYSIKWLLKWKHSANEYGNQIIDASKELKGKKWNYWLPIIAVTIFIWSSRYLMLNALVAAYESLSISEHVIVFARQVIMWIVMMISPTPGSSGTAEFFFAQFFTEFLTGYTFVTSILWRMLSYYPYLILGAIFLPRWIKQVFFKKKEEL, from the coding sequence ATGAAGATAGACAATAAGAAAATTTTTGAAACGCTTAATCCTAATAAGATTTGGGTTCCTGTCATTATTGGTTTGGGAATCGTATTTCTAATGTTTTACCTTGACCCGAGTGTCAATGCCAAAACATTAAGGGGTGTTTTTGATGCTTCGTTTATTGCTATTTTTGTGGCTATTGTAGTTATTTTCTTTAGAGACTTGGGCTATGTTTATAGAATTAGAGCGGTTACAGATAAGCAGCTCACGTGGACACGGGCGATTTATGTAATTATACTTTGGGAATTTGCATCGGCAGTTACGCCTTCAGTTGTTGGTGGTTCGGCGGTAGCCATTTTTATTTTAAATAAGGAAGGCATCAAGCTTGGAAAGGCCATTTCCTATGTGATGGTAACTGCTATTTTGGATAATCTCTTTTTTGTAATTGGTGCTCCGATTATTTTATTTTTCGCACAGGGTAATATTTTTCCTGAAAGCCGGGTAATGGAAATGAAACTTGGGAAGAGCTTAGAAATTCTTTTCTGGAGTAGCTATGGATTGTATGCTATTTATTCCATTGTGATGGCGGCAGCTCTATTTTACAGACCACGCGTTTTCAAATGGCTTTTGTTGAAATTGTATTCCATCAAATGGCTACTTAAATGGAAGCATTCAGCTAACGAATATGGAAATCAGATTATTGATGCTTCGAAAGAACTCAAAGGAAAAAAATGGAATTATTGGCTGCCAATCATCGCAGTAACTATTTTTATTTGGAGTTCGAGGTATTTGATGCTCAATGCTTTGGTGGCAGCTTATGAATCTTTGAGTATTAGCGAGCATGTGATTGTGTTTGCAAGACAAGTGATCATGTGGATTGTGATGATGATCTCTCCTACACCTGGAAGTAGTGGTACAGCAGAGTTTTTCTTTGCACAGTTTTTCACAGAATTCTTGACTGGCTATACTTTTGTGACTAGTATTCTTTGGAGAATGCTTTCTTACTATCCATACCTCATTTTGGGAGCGATTTTCCTACCGAGATGGATCAAGCAAGTTTTCTTCAAAAAGAAAGAAGAGTTATAA
- a CDS encoding bifunctional UDP-N-acetylmuramoyl-tripeptide:D-alanyl-D-alanine ligase/alanine racemase has translation MIQSLTTEEIRKIVGDQQETKAEPVLIHHVIIDSRSMVQPEHTIFVALKGAKFDGHDFIPELFELGVKCFLVKDTYKTPKKLEGKIELIFVKDTRVGLQQIAAYQRSLFKSPVISITGSNGKTIIKEWLGQVLAQKYAVAKSPKSYNSQVGVPLSIFGISPYHQVAILEAGISKVGEMETLQNIIKPDIGVFTNIGTAHEEGFASMGEKLREKAKLFEHAQYVIYRKEHDQIAEYLEAEFDASQLIAWSDQPGADYTLTIKKDLEKTKILLIKPDFQMFTFTVPFSDVASLENIRHVITTALTLGMLPKDIQSGIDHLKTVDMRLTLKSGYNETLIIDDTYNNDLAGLRLALDFMAAQRPKNRKVLILSDFMQVGQPEEVYQEVAQLIKHYGIDLLIGVGETIQVLEGEISCNTIFYKDTEALLDELQEDSFDNDLILVTGARVYGFERIVNKLQQRIHGTTLEINLNALTHNYNFYKTKVLPQTKIMVMVKAFAYGGGATEIANHLQQLRADYLAVAYTDEGVALREEGIALPIMVLNPAQESFHHLHKHNLEPVVYSPTFYKQLGKYCRTHQTIMKIHLDLDTGMHRLGFDQQQLAELKDLTAQFPELEIASLYTHLVGADEAVHEDFSLHQLELFSKMCQQIAGFIGFMPIRHALNSAGIIRYPAYQFDMVRLGIGLYGVEVNGIYDAALRPISSLKTTISQIKTLDAGETIGYSRKGRLSSNGKIATIAIGYADGYDRRFSNGKGSVLIHGKKAPIIGNVCMDMCMVDITGIDAKEGDEVIIYGPGISLKELASNIGTIPYELLTNISSRVKRVYYLD, from the coding sequence ATGATCCAATCACTCACCACTGAGGAAATCAGAAAAATAGTCGGTGATCAACAGGAGACAAAAGCTGAACCTGTTCTGATTCATCACGTCATCATTGATTCCAGATCAATGGTGCAGCCCGAGCATACGATTTTTGTTGCTTTGAAAGGTGCCAAGTTTGATGGGCATGACTTTATTCCTGAACTTTTTGAATTGGGTGTGAAATGCTTTTTGGTAAAGGATACTTATAAAACACCAAAGAAATTAGAAGGTAAAATAGAACTCATTTTTGTAAAAGACACCAGAGTAGGGTTGCAGCAAATAGCAGCATACCAACGCTCTTTATTTAAATCGCCTGTTATTTCCATCACGGGAAGCAATGGGAAAACAATCATTAAGGAATGGCTAGGGCAAGTTTTGGCTCAAAAATATGCAGTAGCTAAAAGTCCCAAAAGTTACAATAGTCAGGTAGGTGTTCCACTCTCTATTTTTGGGATTTCCCCATATCATCAAGTAGCGATATTAGAAGCTGGAATTTCCAAAGTTGGGGAAATGGAAACTCTTCAAAATATCATCAAACCTGACATTGGAGTCTTTACTAATATTGGCACTGCACACGAAGAGGGATTTGCCTCCATGGGTGAAAAATTGAGAGAAAAAGCCAAGCTTTTTGAGCATGCACAATATGTGATTTATAGAAAAGAGCATGATCAGATTGCAGAATATTTGGAAGCAGAATTTGATGCATCACAACTTATCGCTTGGTCTGATCAACCTGGAGCTGATTATACGCTTACGATCAAGAAAGACCTAGAGAAAACCAAAATCCTATTGATCAAACCGGATTTTCAGATGTTTACTTTTACGGTTCCTTTTTCTGATGTAGCATCTTTGGAAAACATCCGTCATGTGATCACCACAGCGCTTACTTTGGGCATGCTGCCGAAGGATATTCAATCGGGAATCGATCATCTCAAAACGGTGGACATGCGGCTGACCCTCAAGTCCGGTTACAACGAGACTTTGATCATCGATGATACTTATAACAATGACTTGGCTGGTCTGCGATTGGCGCTTGATTTTATGGCTGCCCAAAGGCCAAAAAACAGAAAAGTCTTGATCCTTTCTGATTTTATGCAAGTAGGTCAGCCCGAGGAAGTCTATCAGGAAGTTGCCCAATTGATCAAGCATTATGGCATTGATTTGCTGATTGGAGTTGGGGAGACGATACAGGTTTTGGAAGGAGAGATTTCCTGCAATACTATTTTTTATAAAGACACAGAGGCATTGCTTGATGAACTTCAGGAAGATAGTTTTGACAATGATCTGATCTTGGTGACGGGAGCTCGGGTCTACGGATTTGAGAGAATCGTCAACAAATTGCAGCAGCGAATCCATGGGACTACGCTCGAGATCAACCTCAATGCACTAACGCACAATTATAATTTCTACAAAACCAAAGTCCTTCCGCAGACCAAAATCATGGTGATGGTTAAGGCCTTTGCTTATGGTGGAGGAGCGACCGAAATTGCCAACCATTTACAGCAGTTGCGAGCAGATTATTTGGCCGTTGCCTATACGGATGAAGGTGTTGCCTTGAGGGAAGAAGGAATTGCTTTGCCCATCATGGTGCTTAATCCAGCTCAGGAATCTTTCCATCATTTACATAAGCACAACTTAGAACCTGTCGTTTATAGCCCCACTTTTTACAAACAATTAGGAAAATATTGCCGCACGCATCAAACCATCATGAAGATTCATCTTGATCTTGATACAGGGATGCATAGACTGGGATTTGATCAGCAGCAATTGGCAGAGCTTAAGGATTTGACTGCGCAATTCCCCGAGTTGGAGATTGCAAGTCTTTATACCCATTTGGTAGGAGCCGACGAAGCAGTTCATGAAGATTTTTCACTGCATCAATTAGAGCTGTTTTCCAAAATGTGTCAGCAGATTGCAGGATTCATTGGATTTATGCCTATCCGACATGCGCTCAATTCGGCGGGAATTATCCGTTATCCTGCCTATCAATTTGATATGGTCAGGTTAGGAATTGGCTTGTACGGGGTAGAAGTAAATGGGATTTATGATGCTGCTTTAAGACCAATTTCATCATTGAAGACAACCATTTCTCAAATCAAAACTTTAGACGCGGGAGAAACTATTGGCTACAGCCGAAAAGGAAGACTAAGCTCCAATGGAAAAATCGCAACAATTGCCATTGGCTATGCAGATGGCTATGACAGGAGGTTCAGCAATGGCAAAGGTTCTGTTTTAATTCATGGAAAAAAAGCGCCTATCATCGGCAATGTCTGTATGGATATGTGCATGGTGGATATCACAGGAATCGATGCCAAAGAAGGCGATGAAGTCATCATTTATGGTCCCGGCATTTCTCTCAAAGAACTCGCTTCCAATATTGGAACTATTCCCTACGAACTTCTCACGAATATCAGCAGCAGAGTGAAGAGGGTGTATTATTTGGATTAG
- a CDS encoding MFS transporter: MKQVKLGLKENWKQFTLLVIINAFVGGMVGLERSILPQIAEVEFAIVAKTAILSFIIVFGIVKAITNYFAGAFANKIGRKNLLVIGWLFGLPVPFILMFAPSWDWIVAANVLLGINQGLAWSSTVVMKIDLVGEKQRGFAMGLNEFAGYLAVAVVAFLTGYIAAEYGLRPYPFYLGIGLVVLGLLGSILFIKDTRKHVEAENQHSDMPKLKNIFWETTWKHPNLGSVTQAGLINNLNDGMAWGIFPILLSVKGFDLEQIGIITATYPAVWGFGQLFTGKMADLYSKKYLLFIGMILQGIALGFFLFASSMIHYVILAAILGWGTAMVYPTFLATVAENTHPTNRANSIGVFRLWRDLGYAIGAILTGIIADSFGIEMSILTIGGLTVLSAFVILFRMKGNLN, translated from the coding sequence ATGAAGCAAGTCAAATTAGGCCTCAAAGAAAACTGGAAGCAGTTTACCCTCTTGGTCATCATCAATGCCTTTGTCGGCGGGATGGTTGGACTAGAGCGAAGTATTCTTCCACAGATCGCAGAAGTTGAATTTGCAATCGTAGCCAAAACAGCAATTTTGTCCTTCATAATTGTTTTTGGAATCGTCAAAGCTATAACCAATTATTTTGCTGGGGCCTTTGCCAATAAAATAGGAAGAAAAAACTTGCTCGTAATTGGTTGGCTGTTTGGTTTGCCCGTACCTTTTATATTGATGTTTGCGCCTTCATGGGATTGGATTGTCGCAGCAAACGTACTTTTGGGAATCAATCAGGGTCTTGCTTGGTCATCAACTGTGGTGATGAAAATTGATCTAGTCGGTGAAAAGCAAAGAGGCTTTGCCATGGGATTGAATGAATTTGCTGGATACTTGGCAGTGGCAGTGGTAGCTTTTCTTACAGGTTATATTGCTGCAGAATACGGTTTGAGACCTTATCCATTTTATCTGGGAATTGGATTGGTTGTTTTGGGATTGCTGGGAAGTATTCTCTTCATCAAAGACACTCGAAAGCATGTTGAGGCTGAAAACCAACATAGTGATATGCCCAAACTGAAGAACATCTTTTGGGAAACCACTTGGAAACATCCAAACCTCGGATCGGTCACTCAAGCTGGATTGATCAACAACCTCAACGATGGAATGGCATGGGGAATTTTTCCTATTCTGCTTTCGGTCAAAGGTTTTGATCTTGAGCAAATTGGCATCATCACTGCAACCTACCCTGCTGTGTGGGGATTTGGTCAGCTATTTACTGGAAAAATGGCTGATTTGTACAGTAAAAAATACCTACTGTTTATCGGGATGATCCTTCAGGGGATTGCACTTGGATTCTTTCTTTTTGCGAGTTCGATGATACATTATGTTATTCTAGCAGCGATTTTGGGTTGGGGTACGGCAATGGTTTATCCTACGTTTTTGGCAACCGTAGCAGAAAACACCCATCCAACAAATCGTGCCAATAGCATTGGAGTCTTTAGACTTTGGAGAGACTTGGGCTACGCCATCGGAGCGATCCTTACAGGAATCATAGCAGATTCATTTGGAATAGAAATGTCCATTTTGACTATTGGTGGACTGACAGTTTTGTCAGCATTTGTAATTTTATTTAGGATGAAAGGAAACTTGAATTAA
- a CDS encoding IS1595 family transposase has product MNILKFEERFPDEESCISFFKAKREQEGVVCKKCEEKEHYWLHSKSMFQCKSCGFRTSLKSGTVMENSNLSLRKWLMAMTFFSATKQGFTALELQRQMGFTRYQTVFDLCHKIRVIMGKRDDQYKLEDMVEYDEAYITKSTSAQKKKNLNRGRGTQQKSTVAVMAESTILEDPKTKKLTKSCRYFKMKKIEDLKAKTAEKLIKDFINKDAVLQTDDSTTYAKFEDFVDVHVTELSSTKEGRFNLKWAHTAISNLKSDLRKYKMISERRLQNYIDEFCYKLNRRYFGERLFDRLIIASIQPYWQSSG; this is encoded by the coding sequence ATGAATATTTTGAAGTTTGAAGAGCGCTTTCCAGATGAAGAATCCTGTATTAGCTTTTTCAAAGCTAAACGAGAGCAGGAAGGCGTGGTTTGCAAAAAGTGCGAGGAAAAAGAGCACTATTGGCTCCACAGTAAAAGTATGTTTCAATGCAAAAGTTGTGGATTCCGTACCAGTTTGAAAAGTGGAACTGTGATGGAAAATAGCAATCTGTCACTTCGTAAGTGGTTGATGGCCATGACCTTCTTTAGTGCCACTAAGCAGGGGTTTACCGCTCTTGAACTCCAGCGACAAATGGGGTTTACTCGCTACCAAACCGTCTTTGATTTATGCCATAAGATTCGTGTCATAATGGGTAAGCGGGATGATCAATATAAGCTCGAAGACATGGTAGAATATGATGAAGCTTACATCACCAAGTCAACCTCAGCCCAGAAAAAGAAGAATCTCAATCGGGGCCGAGGAACTCAGCAGAAGTCCACAGTGGCTGTGATGGCTGAATCAACCATTCTTGAGGATCCTAAGACAAAGAAGTTAACCAAAAGCTGCCGATACTTCAAGATGAAGAAGATTGAGGACTTAAAGGCTAAAACGGCAGAGAAACTGATTAAAGACTTCATCAATAAAGATGCTGTTCTTCAAACCGATGATAGTACCACTTACGCTAAATTTGAGGACTTCGTGGATGTCCATGTCACCGAATTATCTTCAACAAAAGAGGGTAGATTCAACCTTAAATGGGCTCATACAGCAATCAGTAACCTCAAAAGTGATCTTAGAAAGTATAAAATGATATCAGAAAGAAGGCTTCAGAACTACATCGACGAGTTTTGCTACAAACTAAACCGAAGATACTTTGGAGAAAGACTCTTTGACCGACTTATTATTGCTTCTATCCAACCCTACTGGCAAAGTAGCGGATAA
- a CDS encoding DUF4221 family protein, with amino-acid sequence MKKLVFILFIIILASCGGKDAENTANSYADMTISMDTVVVDSGNEILMAATQSYSHNINDKVDRLYFWDIQSYNLEVVDLDEMVLLEKMPYEKEGPNGVGQYPYQMMLIGDDKVAFVEWNQIVIADMNGNLIKKVKMDEEWMKEGLGEKESLNPLGFSDDGNTLYCTISNFERLNSDIIQVDLENKTTKLIELPEYDKRENFRVTFKSEEGGGMSMSMTYPSLSLDRHQDKLIFWSNAFNALYEYDPEADSLSYRTITNTLTPNEKSGTYQNDVSTLEAMSEVRLQIAQEVSFSKLFWDDQNKVFYRFAHYNLPKIADEAVKSKVFISILNNDFEVIGEKEVTEIFKSVPTAQFVKDGKIHAFLNVDDELAYIRMEIN; translated from the coding sequence ATGAAAAAATTAGTCTTTATTCTTTTTATAATAATCTTGGCCTCTTGCGGAGGCAAAGATGCAGAGAACACAGCGAATTCTTATGCAGATATGACCATCAGCATGGATACTGTTGTGGTAGATTCTGGCAATGAAATCCTTATGGCGGCTACTCAATCTTATAGCCATAACATAAATGATAAAGTAGACAGACTTTATTTTTGGGATATCCAATCCTACAATTTAGAAGTAGTGGATCTAGATGAAATGGTCTTACTTGAGAAAATGCCCTACGAGAAAGAAGGGCCAAATGGCGTAGGTCAATACCCTTATCAAATGATGTTGATTGGTGATGATAAAGTGGCTTTCGTAGAATGGAATCAAATCGTCATCGCAGACATGAATGGCAATTTGATCAAAAAAGTCAAAATGGACGAGGAATGGATGAAAGAAGGGTTAGGTGAAAAAGAGTCTCTGAATCCACTTGGGTTTTCTGATGATGGAAATACATTATATTGTACCATTTCAAATTTTGAAAGACTAAATTCTGATATCATCCAAGTCGATTTGGAAAATAAGACAACCAAATTGATTGAATTACCAGAGTACGATAAAAGGGAAAATTTTAGAGTGACTTTTAAGTCTGAAGAGGGAGGAGGTATGAGTATGTCAATGACTTACCCTTCTTTGTCATTAGATAGACATCAAGACAAGCTAATCTTTTGGTCTAATGCTTTCAATGCTTTATATGAATATGATCCTGAAGCTGATTCCTTAAGTTATCGTACCATCACCAATACATTAACCCCAAACGAAAAGTCGGGTACTTATCAAAATGATGTGTCTACTTTGGAGGCTATGTCAGAGGTCAGACTGCAAATCGCTCAGGAAGTCAGTTTTTCCAAGCTCTTTTGGGATGATCAGAATAAGGTTTTTTACAGATTTGCGCATTACAATCTACCCAAAATTGCAGATGAAGCGGTTAAGTCTAAAGTTTTCATTAGCATCCTCAATAACGATTTTGAAGTCATTGGAGAAAAGGAAGTTACTGAAATTTTCAAATCAGTTCCAACTGCACAGTTTGTAAAAGACGGAAAAATCCATGCCTTTTTGAATGTAGATGATGAATTAGCCTATATCAGAATGGAAATTAATTAA
- a CDS encoding DUF4221 family protein has product MKNILYLSICLLLFSCGEKTIKETQISTELSFSFDTVMVDSGEEFLHLNDNLFISDLSEDGRYLFNWNREANILEKIDLEELKLVKKISFEKEGPDGVGAFVFDYATTEDENALFWSSKKGIWDQKGKLLRALPIDQLLEGTEYMGEVMLSRLAPIPNEPDQFLTFYRSWRSNDYYFLIFDFSDDSFRKIELPELQKLSEFEITMMYEGQWMGSFNAGAVQSIQNDQVILALNSFNQAYIYDMKMDSLYFKTWEGPLVGSQQTAQLPKEVSAEGKERAEAMRKANEQINYGIFVWDKENRKYYRFSVKSIFSDEMTEFETYKVSGADVFLSVFDEDFKLIAESKIPEIQKRPAKHFVKDGKIWLFENIDDELAFVRITIN; this is encoded by the coding sequence ATGAAAAATATTTTATACCTATCAATTTGCCTCTTGCTCTTTTCTTGCGGTGAAAAGACCATCAAAGAAACTCAAATCAGTACCGAACTCAGCTTTTCCTTTGATACAGTGATGGTGGACTCGGGGGAGGAATTTTTGCACTTAAATGACAACCTTTTCATCTCTGACCTTTCAGAGGACGGTAGATATTTGTTCAATTGGAATAGAGAGGCCAATATTCTTGAGAAAATCGATTTGGAGGAATTGAAATTGGTCAAAAAGATCTCTTTCGAAAAAGAAGGGCCAGATGGCGTAGGGGCTTTTGTATTTGACTACGCAACAACTGAGGATGAGAATGCCCTCTTTTGGTCTTCCAAAAAAGGAATTTGGGATCAAAAGGGTAAACTTTTGCGTGCCTTACCAATTGATCAGTTGCTTGAAGGAACTGAATATATGGGAGAGGTGATGTTGTCGAGACTTGCCCCTATTCCAAATGAGCCTGATCAATTCTTAACTTTTTACAGAAGTTGGAGATCAAACGATTATTATTTCCTGATTTTTGATTTTTCTGATGATAGCTTTAGAAAAATAGAATTACCAGAATTACAGAAGCTATCAGAATTTGAAATCACCATGATGTACGAAGGTCAATGGATGGGAAGCTTCAATGCAGGGGCTGTGCAATCCATCCAAAATGATCAAGTTATTTTGGCTTTGAATTCATTCAATCAAGCCTACATCTACGACATGAAAATGGATTCACTCTACTTCAAAACTTGGGAGGGTCCTTTGGTAGGTAGCCAGCAAACTGCCCAACTTCCAAAAGAGGTTTCCGCTGAGGGAAAAGAGAGAGCAGAAGCAATGCGAAAAGCAAATGAACAAATCAATTATGGCATTTTTGTTTGGGATAAAGAAAACAGAAAGTATTACAGGTTCTCCGTCAAAAGTATTTTTAGCGATGAAATGACGGAATTTGAGACCTATAAGGTCAGCGGTGCCGATGTCTTCCTAAGCGTCTTTGATGAAGATTTTAAGCTTATTGCCGAGTCAAAAATCCCAGAAATCCAGAAAAGACCTGCCAAGCACTTTGTCAAAGATGGCAAAATCTGGCTTTTTGAAAATATAGATGATGAATTGGCTTTTGTAAGGATAACTATAAACTAA
- a CDS encoding DUF4221 family protein, producing MKKTIIGMISGLVLISACSTEKSESLENFEFDLTQDTVMVDAGDEIINLQYGLSSPELSKDGKYLFNYIFNQPKFDKINLETLNFEETLEFEREGPNGIGNYVAGYALTDKDQIMMWSYGLHAIFDQNGEKVKDLNLDKIAGDEVGGSGYLPLRLIEHPEDSNIIFGLYVKWENYEYFLMKFDLLNESFEKIPLPETERLKEFRMDIESDGRPAGGFGPSPRPLAVDKRIIMTNIAFNEAYVYDMVLDSLYLIPWNSNLTGNKNEAKLPKKVEVEESGKYRNLFMESINFGPLSWDPISQQFIRISYKSTFGEELDEYGDLKVIDAEVFLTLIDKNLAIIKETKLDNYKKEPSGHFFLNNTIWLYENIDDELGFVRVKLD from the coding sequence ATGAAGAAAACTATAATAGGAATGATCTCAGGTCTGGTTTTAATATCAGCTTGCTCAACTGAGAAAAGTGAGTCTTTGGAGAATTTTGAATTTGATCTCACTCAAGATACAGTTATGGTAGATGCTGGTGATGAAATTATTAATCTGCAATATGGACTAAGCTCTCCTGAGCTTTCGAAAGATGGAAAATACCTTTTTAACTATATTTTCAATCAGCCTAAGTTTGATAAAATTAATTTAGAGACTTTAAATTTTGAAGAAACACTAGAGTTTGAAAGAGAAGGTCCAAATGGTATTGGAAATTACGTTGCTGGATACGCTTTGACAGACAAGGATCAAATTATGATGTGGTCTTATGGACTGCATGCCATTTTTGATCAAAATGGTGAGAAAGTAAAAGATTTGAACCTTGACAAAATCGCTGGAGATGAAGTTGGTGGTTCAGGCTACTTACCTCTCCGTTTGATAGAGCACCCTGAAGATTCAAATATAATTTTTGGACTTTATGTGAAATGGGAAAACTATGAATATTTTTTGATGAAGTTTGATTTACTAAATGAATCATTTGAGAAAATCCCTCTTCCAGAAACAGAGCGATTGAAGGAGTTTAGAATGGATATAGAATCAGATGGAAGGCCAGCTGGAGGCTTCGGCCCTTCGCCTAGACCTCTTGCGGTTGATAAAAGAATAATTATGACAAACATTGCATTCAATGAAGCTTATGTCTATGATATGGTTTTGGATTCGCTTTATTTGATTCCTTGGAACAGCAATTTGACTGGAAATAAAAATGAAGCAAAACTTCCTAAAAAAGTTGAAGTTGAAGAATCTGGAAAATACAGGAATTTATTTATGGAATCCATCAATTTTGGGCCGCTCTCCTGGGATCCAATTTCTCAGCAATTTATTAGAATTTCATATAAAAGTACATTCGGAGAAGAGTTGGACGAGTACGGAGATCTGAAAGTCATTGATGCTGAGGTTTTTTTGACGCTTATTGACAAAAATTTAGCAATAATCAAAGAAACAAAACTCGATAATTATAAAAAAGAACCAAGCGGTCACTTTTTCCTCAATAACACCATCTGGCTTTATGAAAATATAGATGACGAGTTGGGATTTGTGAGGGTTAAGCTAGACTAG